A genomic stretch from Petrimonas mucosa includes:
- a CDS encoding LamG domain-containing protein translates to MKKCIFWTVASAILLLGSCNKEETQDPTPQETVTVPTLTIRAAMPDENPSPQTRVALTETVGGNISVQWKEGDKIHLCFVSEDGNTVRTVADVAVTNISANGKSGEFAVEIPTEITGRFNLYGIYGATFKEANSKTVVFPATPTGGTDLSNAEEICVMKFAQTGLEAGSTVNVSFQHLGSIIGIWLFNATTDSYNVTSLSMGNESYQWLGNDEGAAEYDIAAGEFTNRKPGNILSFISGSTLSITGGETKKLYRWVVPAADYDNTKQLVVTINDNTGNKSVEIPVITMAQGKYYRLKLLRNYVGWGRVTSPSASDLVGHWPFDGNTQDAKGTNHVTESNGVSLATDRYGNENSAYSFSGSSSYMKCTTAGITGSFNPRTITFWAKADNLTTTSQTILVWGGSTATDGSRFEVNLVNNQIICDISTSNYGKTTSAIVDDVWNFYAVVYTPKSTTYVKENTLSSTIRFYVNGIVPTTPGVSLETTIAVNTHNTNPIYFGSLYNTERRFQGTLDDIRIYNKALSQAEIIGLYLSQEQPANP, encoded by the coding sequence ATGAAGAAGTGCATCTTTTGGACGGTAGCTTCTGCCATCCTTCTTTTAGGCAGTTGCAACAAAGAAGAGACTCAGGATCCGACACCGCAGGAAACAGTAACGGTGCCGACACTGACCATAAGGGCTGCGATGCCCGATGAGAATCCTTCACCGCAAACACGTGTGGCACTCACGGAAACTGTGGGTGGAAACATATCCGTACAATGGAAAGAGGGTGATAAAATTCACCTCTGTTTTGTCAGCGAGGATGGAAATACAGTAAGAACCGTTGCTGACGTGGCTGTGACCAATATCAGCGCAAATGGAAAGAGTGGCGAATTTGCCGTAGAAATCCCCACAGAGATCACCGGACGGTTTAACCTGTATGGCATCTATGGTGCTACATTCAAGGAGGCAAACAGTAAAACAGTGGTTTTCCCTGCAACACCCACGGGTGGCACCGATCTGTCCAATGCCGAAGAAATATGCGTTATGAAATTTGCACAGACAGGTCTGGAGGCAGGCTCCACCGTAAATGTCTCATTCCAACATCTGGGGTCAATAATAGGGATATGGTTGTTCAATGCCACCACCGATAGCTATAACGTGACTTCACTTTCCATGGGAAATGAGAGCTACCAGTGGTTGGGAAATGATGAGGGCGCTGCAGAATATGATATCGCAGCGGGTGAATTCACAAACCGGAAACCCGGCAATATCCTCTCTTTCATCTCCGGAAGCACATTGTCTATTACCGGGGGAGAAACCAAAAAGCTATACCGGTGGGTTGTACCGGCTGCTGATTACGATAACACAAAACAACTGGTGGTAACCATCAATGATAATACCGGCAACAAGAGTGTTGAGATTCCTGTAATCACCATGGCACAAGGGAAATACTACCGGTTGAAGCTCCTGAGAAACTATGTAGGATGGGGAAGAGTAACCTCACCTTCGGCAAGCGATCTGGTAGGGCACTGGCCTTTTGATGGGAACACCCAGGATGCCAAGGGCACCAATCATGTCACCGAATCCAACGGAGTATCCCTTGCCACCGACCGGTACGGCAATGAAAACAGTGCCTATTCCTTCAGCGGCAGCAGTTCTTACATGAAATGCACCACTGCCGGTATTACGGGAAGCTTCAACCCCCGCACCATTACTTTCTGGGCCAAAGCAGACAACCTCACTACTACATCACAAACCATCCTTGTTTGGGGTGGAAGCACTGCTACAGATGGAAGCAGATTTGAGGTTAACCTGGTAAACAATCAGATTATCTGTGATATTTCCACCTCCAATTACGGTAAAACAACCAGTGCGATTGTCGACGATGTATGGAATTTCTATGCCGTAGTGTATACGCCAAAATCCACTACCTATGTGAAAGAAAACACCCTGTCCAGTACAATAAGGTTCTATGTCAATGGGATTGTTCCAACTACTCCAGGGGTGTCACTCGAAACCACAATCGCAGTCAATACCCACAACACCAACCCCATCTATTTTGGATCGCTATACAATACAGAGCGTAGATTCCAGGGGACACTGGATGACATAAGAATCTATAACAAAGCCCTTTCACAGGCAGAGATCATCGGGTTATATCTCAGCCAGGAACAACCGGCCAATCCATAG
- a CDS encoding S24/S26 family peptidase yields the protein MNKKLMLNNAQLLDLVRNELSEGGSVKIKARGNSMRPLIQGNRDELVLCKPNEDSFKKGSIVLARLQEEHMVAHRIAVTDGNTLVLRGDGNIAARETVKPKDVVAEVIAVVRGRKMIRKGSLCWNKYRYLWPSNPLLRRVLLKLFAGKQD from the coding sequence ATGAATAAGAAGTTAATGTTAAATAACGCGCAGCTCCTTGATTTGGTAAGGAATGAGCTCTCCGAGGGTGGCTCTGTCAAGATCAAAGCCCGTGGAAATAGCATGAGGCCCTTGATTCAAGGAAACCGGGACGAGCTGGTTTTATGCAAACCCAATGAGGACTCTTTCAAAAAAGGCTCCATCGTGTTGGCCCGGTTACAGGAAGAACATATGGTGGCACACCGGATTGCTGTTACAGACGGCAACACCCTGGTACTTCGGGGTGATGGCAATATTGCCGCAAGAGAGACCGTTAAACCGAAAGATGTTGTTGCCGAAGTGATTGCTGTTGTCCGAGGCAGAAAAATGATCAGGAAAGGATCCTTATGCTGGAACAAATACCGTTACCTTTGGCCTTCTAACCCACTCTTGAGAAGGGTTTTGCTTAAACTGTTTGCGGGCAAACAGGATTAA
- a CDS encoding PqqD family protein yields MKIKEKYKIRKIGTDEVLVCSDATGLDYSRIMVLNPSAAFLLRETEHNSFTPGQWANLLVSRYAIDPEQALRDAEKMIDKLKNEMVLE; encoded by the coding sequence ATGAAAATAAAGGAAAAGTATAAGATCAGAAAAATCGGAACAGACGAAGTGCTTGTCTGCAGTGATGCTACGGGATTGGATTATTCTAGAATCATGGTCTTGAACCCATCTGCAGCTTTCCTGCTGCGGGAAACAGAGCACAACTCATTTACTCCCGGCCAATGGGCAAATCTATTGGTTAGCCGTTACGCAATAGATCCGGAACAAGCCCTGCGGGATGCCGAAAAAATGATCGATAAACTCAAAAATGAAATGGTTTTGGAATGA
- a CDS encoding nucleotidyltransferase domain-containing protein encodes MTLVQSLYILLLKSSLWKSAVDPTLFEGVGPNEWQNILKLSTRQRTTAFIAHSIQSLPQTFLPSKSQQWKLILETEKIEEANRRLNGMIAFLSKEYLSIGIPFVLLKGQGVALSYPDPTKRTPGDIDLFFYKEQDYPKANEWVHQKGYEQEPESIKHLGFNIEGIHVENHRLMATFDRPKYNRIFIKECEKIIDGDEWAEANIDGCNLRLLPHTFNACFLFIHLFHHFMHLGISMRQLCDWMLHLSAHKNHINKQEAARLLKLLALDRPASLFAGVAVNYLGAQPGIFPIEPLFHPVHTKRIVRDLLEGGHFGFYHPGKKRPQGQWAGRAHSYLTTVKRSLKMVRLAPEHIACLPYYKLINRIKITLFPKP; translated from the coding sequence ATGACATTAGTCCAATCGCTATATATATTGTTATTAAAGAGTTCACTGTGGAAGTCGGCGGTGGACCCAACCCTCTTTGAGGGGGTGGGCCCAAACGAATGGCAAAATATCTTGAAACTCTCTACCCGGCAAAGGACCACCGCATTCATTGCACACAGCATTCAATCCCTGCCCCAAACCTTTCTGCCTTCCAAGTCGCAACAATGGAAACTCATCCTCGAAACAGAAAAGATAGAAGAGGCCAATCGCAGATTGAACGGAATGATAGCCTTTCTAAGCAAGGAATACCTTTCTATCGGGATCCCCTTTGTACTTTTAAAAGGCCAGGGTGTTGCGCTGAGCTATCCTGATCCCACCAAACGAACCCCCGGCGACATCGATCTTTTTTTCTACAAAGAACAAGACTACCCCAAAGCCAATGAATGGGTACACCAGAAAGGGTATGAACAGGAGCCCGAAAGCATAAAACATTTGGGATTCAACATAGAGGGGATTCATGTTGAAAACCACAGACTCATGGCTACCTTTGACAGGCCAAAATACAACCGCATATTTATAAAGGAGTGCGAGAAGATTATAGACGGGGACGAATGGGCAGAGGCCAATATAGATGGGTGTAACCTGAGACTACTACCACACACCTTCAATGCCTGTTTTTTGTTTATCCACCTGTTTCACCATTTCATGCACCTGGGTATAAGTATGAGGCAACTATGCGACTGGATGCTCCACTTATCTGCCCATAAAAACCATATAAACAAGCAAGAAGCAGCCCGTCTGTTAAAGCTGCTGGCATTAGACAGGCCGGCATCACTGTTTGCAGGCGTTGCAGTAAACTACCTTGGGGCACAACCAGGAATATTTCCCATTGAACCGCTATTCCATCCTGTGCATACAAAAAGAATCGTAAGAGACCTTTTAGAAGGGGGGCATTTTGGATTTTATCATCCCGGTAAAAAGAGGCCTCAAGGACAATGGGCTGGCAGGGCACACTCATACCTGACAACGGTAAAAAGATCACTGAAAATGGTTAGACTGGCACCTGAGCATATCGCATGCCTTCCTTATTATAAACTTATTAACAGGATTAAGATCACCCTCTTCCCAAAACCATGA
- a CDS encoding ABC transporter ATP-binding protein — protein sequence MIRFLLQISQGARRYIFAIIAVGITDVALTLLFVWSSKELVDIATGESQRDFLFMASLFAIQVLFQILLRSIEVRITSLAEVKVANSLRNILFEHLLHAEWHPVSALNRGDTLTRMIKDTDDLVRLLTKILPLSFTAILQLCGAVVFFFILDWRLALILTIAMPLLLLISRIYYFPMKRYTKEVKESESSITSHVEESMANQLVIKTFELQDQELEKLNELQIDLHGKVDRKSRISFFARAIAGMAFQGGYLLAFVRGAYGLATQTITFGTLTAFLQLVGRIQRPLFELTRLIPGIISAKTATERLRDIIGLKRETVPVKNLLQGPLSLVIKELSYSYRPGSRPVINNLSFTLNPGEMVAIMGETGVGKTTLARLLLGLVKPDKGSMEFIHNQKRITIDATTRSNFVYVPQEKLLFKGTIRDNLLMGNAEASEVQLRQALETASATFAFMLPNGLDTIIGEGGFGLSEGEAQRISIARSLLRPGRILLLDESSSSLDYVTEQAFLSHLKKNLNGRSVIFITHHKEVAAQCDMTIRFSENNRVRGGHISSP from the coding sequence ATGATCCGATTTCTACTCCAAATATCGCAGGGCGCACGTCGCTATATTTTTGCCATCATTGCAGTAGGGATAACAGATGTCGCGCTGACACTGCTATTTGTATGGTCTTCGAAAGAGTTGGTCGATATTGCCACAGGAGAAAGTCAAAGAGATTTTCTGTTTATGGCATCTTTATTTGCCATCCAGGTTCTGTTTCAAATATTGCTACGCTCCATTGAGGTGCGCATAACCAGCCTTGCCGAAGTGAAGGTGGCCAATTCGCTTCGCAACATCCTCTTTGAACATCTGCTTCATGCTGAATGGCATCCGGTGTCGGCACTCAACAGGGGTGATACCCTTACCCGAATGATCAAGGACACCGATGATCTGGTAAGACTACTCACCAAAATATTACCTCTTTCATTTACAGCCATACTCCAGCTTTGCGGAGCTGTCGTTTTTTTCTTCATTCTTGACTGGCGCCTGGCTCTGATCCTGACCATTGCTATGCCCCTCTTGTTGCTTATAAGCCGTATCTACTACTTTCCAATGAAGCGGTATACCAAAGAGGTGAAAGAGAGTGAAAGCTCAATCACCTCGCATGTAGAGGAGAGTATGGCAAATCAGCTGGTCATAAAAACCTTTGAGCTACAAGATCAGGAACTGGAGAAATTGAACGAACTCCAGATCGATCTACATGGGAAAGTTGACCGAAAGAGCCGAATCTCGTTCTTTGCCCGTGCCATTGCAGGGATGGCCTTTCAAGGGGGGTACTTACTAGCCTTTGTACGTGGAGCATATGGCCTTGCAACCCAAACCATCACTTTTGGCACCCTGACAGCTTTCCTGCAGCTTGTAGGGCGCATTCAGCGTCCGCTGTTCGAACTGACCCGATTGATTCCGGGAATTATCTCTGCAAAAACAGCTACGGAAAGGCTCAGGGACATCATTGGATTAAAACGGGAAACCGTGCCGGTAAAGAACCTGCTTCAAGGCCCCTTGTCGCTGGTGATAAAAGAGTTAAGCTATTCATACAGACCCGGGAGTCGCCCCGTCATTAACAATCTCTCATTTACCCTTAACCCGGGAGAAATGGTTGCGATTATGGGCGAAACGGGAGTAGGCAAAACAACCCTTGCCCGACTTCTGCTTGGTTTGGTCAAACCCGACAAAGGGAGCATGGAATTTATTCACAATCAAAAACGTATAACAATCGATGCAACCACAAGATCGAACTTTGTCTATGTACCTCAGGAGAAACTGCTCTTTAAAGGAACCATCAGAGACAACCTGCTGATGGGCAACGCAGAGGCAAGTGAGGTTCAACTCCGGCAGGCTCTTGAGACGGCATCTGCCACCTTCGCATTCATGCTTCCCAACGGCTTGGATACCATCATTGGAGAGGGAGGTTTTGGTTTATCAGAGGGTGAGGCCCAACGGATATCCATTGCGCGGTCACTGCTCCGTCCGGGCCGGATTCTCCTGCTTGACGAATCAAGCTCTTCCCTGGATTATGTAACCGAACAAGCATTTTTGTCTCATCTAAAAAAGAATCTCAACGGAAGGTCGGTAATTTTCATCACACACCACAAGGAAGTTGCAGCGCAGTGTGATATGACGATCCGCTTCTCCGAAAACAACAGGGTACGTGGAGGGCATATATCCTCCCCATAG
- the tnpC gene encoding IS66 family transposase, which produces MKTSNTELNDQVVISRGEYNELLSIKSDCEYLRFQLSELKRMLYGVRSERFRSEKTDDGQLDLFAGTRDSLRDIQPKAEANKETITYECEKTREKPVRSRLPEHLRREEEVIEPDLIPDGAVKIGESVTELLEYKPADVYVRVIIRPKYVVPGTEGEGCVTVAPMPSLPIVKGNAGAGILSHICASKFIDHLPFYRQAEIFKRQKIPVAESTLKGWYAAVCRLLEPLHDTLIHEIMKRDYLQVDESPIPVLTSDKPGATHKGYMWVFHAPVEGMACFRYGKSRSGDVAAGFLDGYRGALQTDAYAGYDQYKDAEHITLLACMAHSRRKFEHAKENSPSRSRQALDLFAKLYRVEKRAREEKMPFEERHRLREQQSIPVMEELKRWLEDQRGQVLPKSPIGIAVAYTLKIWDRLERTMTDGKFEIDNNEIENKIRKLALGRRNYLFCGSHEGAERNAMMYSFFACCREAGVNPTRWMTDVLNRIPDHHANKLEELLPHNWKENILG; this is translated from the coding sequence ATGAAAACAAGCAATACGGAATTGAATGACCAGGTTGTTATTTCCCGCGGGGAATATAACGAATTGCTGTCCATCAAGTCCGATTGCGAATACCTGAGGTTTCAACTCTCCGAGCTAAAACGGATGCTTTACGGTGTGAGAAGTGAACGCTTCAGGTCGGAAAAAACCGATGACGGGCAATTGGACCTCTTTGCCGGCACGCGGGATTCACTTCGCGATATTCAGCCAAAAGCGGAAGCGAACAAGGAAACCATCACTTACGAATGCGAAAAGACACGCGAAAAGCCTGTCCGGAGCCGTCTTCCCGAGCACCTGCGACGGGAAGAGGAGGTGATTGAACCTGACCTTATCCCCGATGGAGCCGTCAAGATAGGGGAGTCTGTCACCGAGCTGCTGGAGTACAAGCCCGCCGACGTTTACGTGCGGGTTATTATCCGTCCCAAGTACGTGGTGCCGGGCACGGAAGGTGAAGGCTGCGTTACTGTAGCCCCCATGCCCTCGTTGCCCATCGTGAAAGGAAATGCCGGGGCGGGCATTCTCTCCCATATCTGCGCGAGCAAATTCATCGACCACCTCCCGTTCTATCGCCAGGCTGAGATATTCAAGCGGCAAAAGATACCGGTTGCCGAGTCGACGCTCAAGGGCTGGTACGCCGCCGTCTGCCGCTTGCTTGAGCCGTTACACGATACACTGATCCATGAAATAATGAAACGCGACTACCTTCAGGTGGACGAGTCCCCGATACCTGTTCTTACCTCGGATAAGCCCGGTGCCACGCACAAGGGGTACATGTGGGTGTTTCATGCCCCCGTGGAAGGCATGGCGTGCTTCAGGTACGGAAAATCCCGCTCGGGGGATGTCGCCGCCGGATTTCTTGACGGGTACCGCGGCGCGCTCCAAACTGACGCGTACGCGGGGTATGACCAGTATAAGGACGCGGAGCACATCACACTTTTGGCATGCATGGCCCATAGCCGGCGAAAATTTGAACACGCCAAGGAGAACTCGCCATCGAGATCGCGTCAAGCCCTTGACTTGTTCGCGAAACTCTACCGGGTAGAGAAACGGGCACGCGAAGAAAAGATGCCATTCGAGGAACGGCACCGGCTGCGCGAACAACAATCAATACCGGTGATGGAAGAGCTGAAACGATGGCTGGAAGACCAGCGGGGGCAAGTCCTGCCTAAATCTCCCATAGGAATCGCGGTTGCCTACACTCTGAAAATTTGGGACAGGTTGGAAAGGACGATGACGGACGGCAAATTCGAGATAGACAATAACGAGATTGAAAATAAAATCCGGAAACTTGCCCTGGGACGCCGTAACTATTTATTCTGCGGGAGCCACGAGGGAGCCGAGCGTAACGCGATGATGTATTCTTTCTTCGCCTGTTGTCGCGAAGCCGGCGTGAATCCAACGCGATGGATGACTGATGTCCTCAACAGAATACCCGATCATCACGCGAATAAACTGGAAGAGCTGCTCCCACACAATTGGAAAGAGAATATCCTTGGATAA
- the tnpB gene encoding IS66 family insertion sequence element accessory protein TnpB (TnpB, as the term is used for proteins encoded by IS66 family insertion elements, is considered an accessory protein, since TnpC, encoded by a neighboring gene, is a DDE family transposase.), whose product MFSLNESQRFYLCLSPTDLRKGFDSLCGLVSSELGRDPLGGEVFIFVNRSRTTIKLLHWERGGLVLYHKRLESGRFSLPRVHSSGKGCSILWRDLVMMVEGISMEKTTRRKRFNIAPKTA is encoded by the coding sequence ATGTTCTCACTTAACGAATCCCAGCGTTTTTACCTCTGCCTCTCACCCACCGACCTGCGTAAGGGATTTGACAGTTTATGCGGGCTTGTCTCATCGGAATTGGGACGCGACCCGTTAGGCGGGGAAGTGTTCATCTTTGTCAACAGGTCCAGGACGACCATCAAGCTGCTCCATTGGGAACGGGGCGGGCTCGTGCTGTACCACAAGCGCCTGGAAAGCGGCCGCTTTTCCCTTCCCCGCGTCCATTCTTCCGGCAAGGGATGCAGTATTCTTTGGCGCGATTTGGTCATGATGGTCGAGGGTATTTCCATGGAAAAAACCACCCGCCGGAAAAGATTCAATATTGCTCCAAAAACCGCGTGA
- the tnpA gene encoding IS66 family insertion sequence element accessory protein TnpA encodes MNTNKMNRRFTQHEAFSLIEEYFQSGQRATDFYRSKNMSEWQFYKWRKLYLEVHPEHEASKTPPAKEPSLLQPVTVIGKPSSRRMPRFEIAYPGGVTLRVDEGVTDITLLGELLTF; translated from the coding sequence ATGAACACTAACAAAATGAATCGTCGTTTTACTCAACACGAAGCGTTTTCCCTGATCGAAGAGTACTTTCAAAGTGGTCAGCGGGCCACGGATTTTTACCGGTCCAAAAACATGAGTGAATGGCAGTTTTACAAATGGAGAAAATTGTATCTTGAAGTCCATCCGGAACATGAAGCCTCAAAAACACCCCCTGCAAAGGAGCCATCCCTCTTGCAGCCGGTAACTGTTATCGGCAAGCCGTCCTCCCGGCGGATGCCCCGGTTCGAGATCGCCTATCCCGGCGGGGTAACTCTTCGCGTGGACGAGGGGGTAACCGACATCACGCTACTCGGGGAACTGCTCACTTTTTAA
- a CDS encoding Rieske (2Fe-2S) protein: protein MRRTKALLLFTLLLWMVSCVEEAPRFTVPYARVFFRVDLNGLDYDLTPFSYKIYLQGRRAGEATGYGGLLLFRRAEDLLFAYDLCCPHEDDRTVKVSPTSDGKAVCPKCGSVFVTIHGLGSVESGPSTEPLQLYQVRKESNLDAVFLITN, encoded by the coding sequence ATGAGAAGAACGAAGGCTCTCCTGTTATTCACACTCCTGCTCTGGATGGTCTCCTGTGTGGAGGAGGCGCCCCGTTTTACGGTTCCCTATGCACGGGTATTTTTCCGGGTCGACCTCAACGGGTTGGATTACGACCTGACTCCATTCAGCTACAAGATCTATCTGCAGGGGAGGAGGGCCGGCGAGGCGACCGGATATGGGGGACTCCTGCTGTTCAGGAGAGCCGAAGATCTACTTTTTGCTTACGACCTTTGTTGTCCCCACGAGGATGACCGCACGGTCAAGGTCAGCCCCACCTCCGACGGCAAGGCGGTCTGTCCCAAGTGTGGATCGGTCTTTGTCACGATTCACGGGTTGGGCTCGGTTGAATCTGGCCCCTCTACCGAACCGTTGCAACTTTATCAGGTACGGAAAGAGTCCAACCTTGACGCTGTTTTTCTGATTACAAATTGA
- a CDS encoding aldo/keto reductase, with protein MKYAFCGKSGLQLPLISLGLWHNFGSASDKREARNMIVHAFEQGVTHFDIANNYGPPPGSAESNFGEILKSELAAHRDEMIISSKAGYLMWDGPYGNGSSRKYLMASINQSLKRTGLDYFDIFYSHRYDSATPVEETMQALVDIVRQGKALYVGLSNYPADKSREAMVYLQEQHVPCLIYQGKYSMFNRQPEQEILPVTDEFGSGFIAFSPLAQGVLTDKYLNGIPEQSRAADPAGFLRKEQVTDALVGKVRRLNELARKRGQSMAEMAIAWSLRDSRVTSVIVGTRNVKQLQDNLQSLNHLHFTTDELELIDSILDGATL; from the coding sequence ATGAAATATGCATTTTGTGGAAAAAGCGGCCTGCAATTGCCGCTGATTTCGCTGGGGTTATGGCACAACTTCGGCTCTGCCAGCGATAAGCGGGAAGCGAGAAACATGATTGTCCATGCTTTCGAGCAGGGAGTGACCCATTTCGATATTGCCAACAATTATGGTCCCCCTCCCGGTTCGGCAGAATCCAATTTTGGGGAGATACTGAAGTCGGAACTGGCTGCACATCGCGACGAGATGATCATCTCGTCCAAAGCCGGTTACCTGATGTGGGACGGGCCATATGGCAACGGATCGTCGAGGAAATACCTGATGGCAAGCATCAACCAGAGTCTGAAACGGACCGGGCTGGACTATTTCGACATCTTCTACTCGCACCGCTACGATTCTGCAACTCCCGTCGAGGAGACGATGCAGGCCCTGGTAGACATTGTCAGACAGGGAAAAGCACTGTATGTCGGCCTGTCGAACTATCCGGCCGACAAGTCCCGAGAGGCGATGGTCTACCTGCAGGAGCAGCATGTGCCGTGCCTGATCTATCAGGGAAAATACAGCATGTTCAACCGTCAGCCCGAGCAGGAGATACTGCCGGTTACCGATGAGTTCGGTTCGGGTTTTATCGCCTTCTCTCCGCTGGCACAAGGGGTGTTGACCGACAAGTATCTGAATGGCATACCCGAGCAGAGCCGTGCTGCCGATCCTGCCGGCTTCCTGAGAAAGGAACAGGTGACGGATGCACTTGTAGGGAAGGTGAGACGATTGAATGAACTTGCCCGGAAACGGGGACAGTCGATGGCGGAGATGGCCATTGCATGGTCGTTGCGCGACAGCCGGGTAACCTCGGTGATCGTTGGAACGCGTAATGTCAAACAGTTACAGGACAACCTGCAGTCGTTAAACCATCTCCACTTCACCACTGATGAGCTGGAGTTGATCGACTCCATTCTGGACGGAGCTACGTTATAA